GACTTATCAGCATCAAAGCAGTTTTTAATTACCTTAATGGGACCCTTATTTGGGTTCATCCTTTTTGCCATTTTTTATTCGCTAGCACCTTTTGTTCCTGAAACGTCTGAATATTTGAGCTATTTTGTGCGCGTGATGGTGATCATCAATTTACTTTGGTCTGTGATCAATTTATTTCCCATATTACCTATGGATGGAGGGCAGCTTGTACGCATAGTACTTGAGAAATTTTTCCAAATTAAAGGCTTAAAAGCTGCTGTGATCATCAGTATTGTATTTTCTGTGGTAATAGGAGGCCTGTCTTTAGTTTTTGGTCAATGGATATTAGCCATGTTATTTTTCTTTTTTGCGTTTCAGTCCTTTGCTTTGTATAGCCAAGTCAGACCCTTAAGGCAGCAAGATACAAATGTGGATATTGTGGATAAATTTCAAGAAGCACAAAAAAAGCTCATTGCAAAAGATCAACAAGGAGCAAAAAAAGATCTTGAGGAAATTAGACAAAATGCAAAAGAAGGCGTCTTGTATCTTCAATCTACAGAAATGTTGGTGAGTATTTTGAAAAATGAAGGTGATTACAAACAGGCCTATGAACTTTTGCAATCGATTAAAGATACTTTGAGTTTTGAGGGTAAAATCTTACTCCAAGAGCTTGCATATCATGAAAAGAACTACCAAGAAGCTCTCAAGGCTGGCAGAGAATCTTTCGAAGAATTTCCCAATGCAGAAGTAGCTTTTAAAAATAGCGCCTGCTGTGCTTATCTTAATAAAGCCTCTGATGCGATTGGTTGGTTTGAATCTGCTATTGAATATGGCTTAAAAGAACCCCTAAAAGCTGTCGAGCGCAGTGAATTCGACTCTATTCGTGATACAAAAGAGTTTCAAGCCTTTGTCGCTACGCTTCAAAAGTAGCGATGACAACTGATATTACGCAGTAAATTCTGTTTAGAAGGAGAACGAAAGGGACAAGATACAAGGATGACGATGAAATCCAACTCAAATAAGAGTTGAACTAGAGTCACACGAAGTAGATCGCTCTTTGTAGCCTTCCTATGAGGTGGAGTGAATAGC
This genomic stretch from Chlamydiota bacterium harbors:
- the rip3 gene encoding putative zinc metalloprotease Rip3 translates to MIRIPTPIPIQIHPLFWLVCLLIGFLYSGMNLALMFLWVVVIFVSVLFHELGHALCARAFGQQSVITLMAFGGVTQHTGKDLSASKQFLITLMGPLFGFILFAIFYSLAPFVPETSEYLSYFVRVMVIINLLWSVINLFPILPMDGGQLVRIVLEKFFQIKGLKAAVIISIVFSVVIGGLSLVFGQWILAMLFFFFAFQSFALYSQVRPLRQQDTNVDIVDKFQEAQKKLIAKDQQGAKKDLEEIRQNAKEGVLYLQSTEMLVSILKNEGDYKQAYELLQSIKDTLSFEGKILLQELAYHEKNYQEALKAGRESFEEFPNAEVAFKNSACCAYLNKASDAIGWFESAIEYGLKEPLKAVERSEFDSIRDTKEFQAFVATLQK